Proteins from one Holophagales bacterium genomic window:
- a CDS encoding 3-deoxy-D-manno-octulosonic acid transferase yields the protein MRDLFGPKGRSGLPALIARRLLPPGGPEQADVWVQGVSVGEVELAHTLVLALRSERPALSLLVTSSTPAGVGLLGQRFRHLTPPARLQPFPLDLPPSVRRLLDSAAPRLLVLVETELWPVLLKAARRRALPVLVANGRLSERSARRLRAAGRLFRGPLEALSAVSARTPEDASRFASIGVPEARIHVAGDMKFDRPLPPEPAFAARVRALAAGRPVLVAGSIAEEELDFALSLPRALATGGAPPFLLLAPRRPETWDEAARRAGEAGLGVARRSAPDGSGTADVFLLDTIGELASSYRLGDVALLGGTFGTRGGHNVLEPLQAGLPVILGPSTWNIRRAVEAAGAAAVAVGSTREATAALARLLADTGARAAARAAAEALFLRHRGATQRTVQLALELLDGPGEQRGPA from the coding sequence TTGAGAGATCTCTTCGGTCCGAAGGGACGTTCCGGCCTCCCGGCGTTGATCGCCCGCCGCCTCCTCCCGCCGGGTGGACCGGAGCAGGCCGACGTCTGGGTCCAGGGTGTCTCCGTCGGCGAGGTCGAGCTCGCGCACACGCTCGTCCTCGCCCTCCGGTCCGAGCGACCCGCCCTGTCTCTCCTGGTGACCTCGTCGACGCCGGCCGGGGTCGGGCTCCTCGGACAGCGGTTCCGTCATCTCACCCCGCCCGCCCGGCTCCAGCCGTTCCCGCTCGACCTGCCCCCGTCCGTTCGTCGCCTCCTCGACTCGGCGGCCCCGAGGCTTCTCGTCCTCGTGGAGACCGAGCTATGGCCGGTCCTGCTGAAAGCGGCCCGGCGACGCGCGCTTCCGGTTCTCGTCGCCAACGGTCGCCTCTCCGAGCGTTCGGCCCGCCGTCTCCGCGCCGCAGGACGCCTGTTTCGCGGACCCCTCGAGGCCCTCTCCGCGGTGTCCGCCCGGACGCCCGAGGACGCCAGCCGTTTCGCGTCCATCGGCGTCCCCGAGGCCAGGATCCACGTGGCCGGGGACATGAAGTTCGACCGCCCGCTGCCGCCCGAGCCGGCGTTCGCGGCGCGGGTCCGCGCGCTCGCGGCGGGCCGTCCGGTCCTGGTCGCGGGATCGATCGCCGAGGAAGAGCTCGATTTCGCCCTCTCCCTTCCCCGGGCCCTGGCGACCGGGGGAGCCCCGCCGTTTCTCCTCCTCGCGCCCCGCCGCCCGGAAACCTGGGACGAGGCGGCACGCCGAGCCGGCGAGGCGGGCCTCGGCGTCGCCCGGCGATCGGCACCCGACGGGTCGGGAACGGCCGACGTCTTCCTCCTCGACACGATCGGCGAGCTCGCCTCGAGCTACCGTCTCGGCGACGTCGCCCTCCTCGGCGGGACGTTCGGGACGCGGGGCGGGCACAACGTCCTCGAGCCTCTCCAGGCCGGGCTGCCCGTCATTCTGGGCCCTTCGACGTGGAACATCCGGCGGGCGGTGGAAGCCGCGGGCGCGGCCGCCGTCGCGGTCGGGAGCACACGCGAGGCGACGGCGGCCCTGGCCCGACTGCTCGCGGACACCGGTGCGCGCGCCGCGGCCCGCGCCGCTGCCGAGGCCCTCTTCCTTCGGCACCGGGGCGCCACGCAACGGACGGTCCAGCTCGCGCTCGAGCTCCTCGACGGGCCCGGCGAGCAGCGGGGGCCGGCATGA
- a CDS encoding sigma-70 family RNA polymerase sigma factor, producing MAIHLVHVRRAPREGTTIEPRDERRLAELAKAGDEDAFAELVRGRTDSVVAFLRRMLGNTEDARDVAQLTFLRVWENLPRYDPTFAFSTWLFRIAGNLAIDALRARGTRARTLAESFRVVRGGLLATEPEAPLRLSQEEIRRVFDACATVLSEKQRIVFVLRELEEKESREVAEIVGCRESTVRNHLFQARRLLREELRRRFPEYAPAARPGAGEARA from the coding sequence ATGGCCATTCATCTGGTTCACGTCCGGCGGGCGCCGCGGGAGGGGACGACGATCGAGCCCAGGGACGAACGGCGCCTCGCCGAGCTGGCGAAAGCGGGGGATGAGGATGCGTTTGCCGAGCTCGTTCGCGGCCGGACGGACTCCGTCGTGGCATTTCTGCGCCGGATGCTTGGCAACACGGAGGACGCCCGCGACGTCGCACAGCTCACGTTCCTCCGCGTCTGGGAGAACCTCCCTCGGTACGACCCGACGTTCGCGTTCTCCACGTGGCTCTTCCGGATCGCCGGCAATCTCGCCATCGACGCCCTCCGGGCGCGCGGAACGCGCGCCCGGACGCTCGCGGAGAGCTTCCGGGTCGTTCGGGGCGGGCTCCTGGCAACCGAGCCGGAGGCGCCGCTGCGGCTCTCGCAGGAAGAGATCCGGCGCGTCTTCGACGCGTGCGCGACGGTTCTTTCCGAGAAGCAGCGGATCGTCTTCGTCCTCAGGGAGCTGGAGGAGAAGGAGAGCCGCGAGGTGGCCGAGATCGTCGGCTGCCGGGAGTCGACCGTGAGAAACCACCTGTTCCAGGCGCGACGTCTCCTCCGGGAAGAGCTTCGACGCCGATTCCCCGAGTACGCCCCCGCGGCGCGCCCGGGAGCGGGTGAGGCTCGCGCGTGA
- a CDS encoding type II secretion system F family protein, with protein MPEFVCRVGTPEGRMVTRVVEAANEEVVRAELERQGARLFSARLARAGGVTLRPGGLVPRSGGMRSRGRVKIHEFLVFNQELVALLKAGLPVVSGLDILLERQKNPHFKRILVDVKEQLVAGTALSDAFLSHGDAFPRLYATSLKAGERSGEVEKVLRRFLGYQKILGQVKRKVTGALVYPAVLISLSIGLIVILMTYVIPRFTEFFSGFGGDMPALTVAVVGTATFMRTYILELLLGTVSAGFLFDRWRRTDRGIRAVHGFLLSVPVIGVVLHEFSLSQFARALATLVGAGTPLVTALEISTGSIGNRKVSDAVAEVVPKVRQGAELWRSLEETGQFTSLAVEMIKVGEATGALEDMLTNVSDFYDEAIEARLQTIINLIEPVILVVMGGVIATILLSVYLPMFTILSNIKG; from the coding sequence ATGCCGGAGTTCGTCTGCCGGGTCGGGACCCCCGAAGGGCGCATGGTGACACGCGTCGTCGAGGCGGCGAACGAGGAGGTCGTCCGAGCCGAGCTGGAGAGGCAGGGAGCACGGCTCTTCTCGGCGCGCCTCGCCCGCGCGGGGGGCGTCACCCTCCGGCCGGGAGGGCTGGTGCCCCGGTCAGGCGGGATGCGGTCGCGAGGCCGCGTGAAGATCCACGAGTTCCTCGTCTTCAACCAGGAGCTCGTCGCGCTCCTGAAGGCGGGCCTGCCGGTCGTCTCGGGCCTCGACATTCTCCTCGAGCGCCAGAAGAACCCGCACTTCAAGAGGATCCTGGTGGACGTGAAGGAGCAGCTCGTCGCCGGGACGGCTCTCTCGGACGCGTTCCTCTCGCACGGCGACGCGTTCCCGCGCCTCTACGCGACCTCGCTCAAGGCGGGCGAGCGCTCGGGGGAGGTCGAGAAGGTCCTCCGCCGGTTCCTCGGCTACCAGAAGATCCTCGGACAGGTGAAGCGGAAGGTGACCGGGGCGCTCGTCTACCCGGCCGTCCTCATCAGCCTCTCCATCGGCCTCATCGTCATCCTGATGACCTACGTCATCCCGAGGTTCACGGAGTTCTTCTCGGGCTTCGGGGGCGACATGCCCGCCCTGACGGTGGCGGTCGTCGGGACGGCGACGTTCATGCGGACGTACATCCTGGAGCTCCTCCTCGGCACCGTGTCGGCCGGCTTCCTCTTCGATCGCTGGCGGCGGACCGACCGCGGGATTCGCGCCGTGCACGGCTTCCTGCTGAGCGTTCCGGTCATCGGCGTCGTCCTGCACGAGTTTTCCCTCTCCCAGTTCGCCCGCGCCCTGGCGACCCTCGTCGGCGCGGGGACGCCGCTCGTGACGGCCCTGGAGATCTCGACCGGATCCATCGGGAACCGGAAGGTCTCCGACGCCGTCGCCGAGGTCGTGCCGAAGGTGCGCCAGGGGGCCGAGCTCTGGCGGAGCCTCGAGGAGACGGGGCAGTTCACATCCCTGGCCGTCGAGATGATCAAGGTGGGCGAGGCGACGGGAGCCCTGGAGGACATGCTCACGAACGTCTCCGACTTCTACGACGAGGCGATCGAGGCGCGCCTCCAGACGATCATCAACCTGATCGAGCCGGTCATCCTGGTCGTCATGGGGGGCGTCATCGCCACGATCCTCTTGTCCGTATACCTTCCGATGTTCACGATCCTCTCCAACATCAAGGGCTGA
- a CDS encoding type II/IV secretion system protein yields MSRAETDAPSVPDFPRVLDAASEESRAREVARRLGIPFVDLWTFRVDPVLFKSVPLEWMLRFEFVPESEENGVLTIVMTDPTDVVRRDELEALVKRRLRMKVGSRAAMQEILQKSESTQRVLEEATEEFRMQVVREDEEGQEVLTIDRIAADASPIIKLVDSVLFNAIQRRASDIHIETQENVVVIKYRIDGVLYPAMEPIDKKHHQTIVSRIKVMSELDIAEKRIPQDGRFKIRVKGRTIDFRVSIMPTVHGEDVVIRILDKESANAEFKNLRLDVLGMDPETMKRLRKFIREPYGMVLVTGPTGSGKTTTLYACLSEIQSVEDKIVTIEDPVEYQLRGITQIPVNEKKGLTFARGLRSILRHDPDKVMVGEIRDEETAQIAVQAALTGHLVFTTVHANNVVDVLGRFLNMKVELYNFVSALNCILAQRLVRKICPHCKTPMEPTKQLLDESALTVAEIAGVTFYEGRGCIECNGTGFYGRMAITELLDLSDRIRGLILDRRPAAEIKKAAKEEGMAFLRESALKKVFRGETTLKEINKVTFVD; encoded by the coding sequence ATGAGCCGAGCCGAAACCGACGCCCCCTCCGTCCCCGACTTCCCGCGGGTCCTGGACGCGGCCTCCGAGGAGAGCCGTGCCCGGGAGGTCGCGAGACGGCTCGGGATCCCCTTCGTCGACCTCTGGACGTTCCGGGTCGACCCGGTGCTCTTCAAGAGCGTGCCGCTCGAGTGGATGCTCCGCTTCGAGTTCGTCCCTGAGAGCGAGGAGAACGGGGTCCTCACGATCGTGATGACCGACCCGACCGACGTCGTGAGGCGCGACGAGCTCGAAGCCCTCGTCAAGCGCCGCCTCCGGATGAAGGTCGGCTCGCGGGCCGCGATGCAGGAGATCCTGCAGAAGTCCGAGTCGACGCAGCGTGTCCTCGAGGAGGCGACCGAAGAGTTCCGGATGCAGGTCGTGAGGGAGGACGAGGAGGGGCAGGAGGTCCTGACGATCGACCGGATCGCGGCCGACGCCAGCCCGATCATCAAGCTCGTCGACTCGGTCCTGTTCAACGCGATCCAGCGCCGCGCCTCCGACATTCACATCGAGACCCAGGAGAACGTCGTCGTCATCAAGTACCGGATCGACGGTGTCCTCTACCCGGCCATGGAGCCGATCGACAAGAAGCACCATCAGACGATCGTCAGCCGCATCAAGGTCATGTCCGAGCTCGACATCGCCGAGAAGCGGATTCCACAGGACGGACGCTTCAAGATCCGCGTCAAGGGGCGGACGATCGACTTCCGCGTCTCGATCATGCCGACCGTTCACGGCGAGGATGTCGTCATCCGGATCCTCGACAAGGAGTCGGCGAACGCCGAGTTCAAGAACCTCCGCCTCGACGTCCTCGGCATGGACCCCGAGACGATGAAGCGCCTGCGCAAGTTCATCCGCGAGCCGTACGGCATGGTCCTCGTCACCGGGCCGACCGGCTCGGGCAAGACGACGACGCTCTACGCCTGCCTCTCCGAGATCCAGTCGGTCGAGGACAAGATCGTCACGATCGAGGACCCGGTCGAGTACCAGCTTCGCGGCATCACGCAGATCCCGGTCAACGAGAAGAAGGGGCTCACCTTCGCCCGGGGCCTCCGCTCGATCCTCCGGCACGACCCCGACAAGGTCATGGTCGGCGAGATCCGCGACGAGGAGACGGCCCAGATCGCCGTCCAGGCGGCGCTCACCGGGCACCTCGTCTTCACCACGGTCCACGCGAACAACGTCGTCGACGTCCTCGGCCGCTTCCTCAACATGAAGGTCGAGCTCTACAACTTCGTCTCGGCCCTGAACTGCATCCTGGCGCAGCGGCTCGTGAGGAAGATCTGCCCTCACTGCAAGACGCCGATGGAACCGACGAAGCAGCTCCTCGACGAGTCGGCCCTGACCGTGGCCGAGATCGCCGGCGTCACGTTCTACGAGGGACGTGGGTGCATCGAGTGCAACGGAACGGGCTTCTACGGCCGGATGGCGATCACCGAGCTTCTCGACCTCTCCGACCGGATCCGGGGCCTGATCCTCGACCGCCGCCCCGCGGCCGAGATCAAGAAGGCTGCCAAGGAGGAAGGGATGGCCTTCCTCCGCGAGTCGGCGCTGAAGAAGGTCTTCCGTGGGGAGACGACCCTGAAAGAGATCAACAAGGTGACCTTTGTCGACTGA